A part of Salmo trutta chromosome 15, fSalTru1.1, whole genome shotgun sequence genomic DNA contains:
- the LOC115148770 gene encoding proteasome assembly chaperone 1-like isoform X2, translating into MDRKVFGCLQNRGLNVMVLSDSPVAEYKTPDYLYGSTIPFIHSLKSSAYKCQAFCPAVEQRNILTGQPAAVLSHCQVHQIPAVLYQCYSVISPDLVTMETYKPALTSLIGVLSECRRPPKISETPSNLYT; encoded by the exons ATGGACAGAAAA GTGTTTGGCTGCCTCCAGAATAGAGGGCTCAATGTGATGGTGCTTTCAGACAGCCCTGTGGCCGAGTACAAAACACCAGACTACCTCTACGGTAGCACCATCCCCTTCATACACTCCCTCAAGAGCAGTGCCTACAAATGCCAGGCCTTTTGCCCTGCAGTAGAGCAGCGCAACATCCTCACTGGACAGCCAGCTGCAG TACTGAGCCACTGCCAAGTCCATCAGATTCCAGCTGTTCTGTACCAATGTTACTCTGTCATCAGCCCAGACTTGGTCACCATGGAAACCTACAAACCTGCTCTGACAAGTTTAA TTGGAGTCTTGTCCGAGTGCAGACGTCCTCCGAAAATCAGCGAGACTCCGAGTAACCTGTATACTTAA
- the LOC115148770 gene encoding proteasome assembly chaperone 1-like isoform X3, producing the protein MDRKVFGCLQNRGLNVMVLSDSPVAEYKTPDYLYGSTIPFIHSLKSSAYKCQAFCPAVEQRNILTGQPAAVLSHCQVHQIPAVLYQCYSVISPDLVTMETYKPALTSLSNWSLVRVQTSSENQRDSE; encoded by the exons ATGGACAGAAAA GTGTTTGGCTGCCTCCAGAATAGAGGGCTCAATGTGATGGTGCTTTCAGACAGCCCTGTGGCCGAGTACAAAACACCAGACTACCTCTACGGTAGCACCATCCCCTTCATACACTCCCTCAAGAGCAGTGCCTACAAATGCCAGGCCTTTTGCCCTGCAGTAGAGCAGCGCAACATCCTCACTGGACAGCCAGCTGCAG TACTGAGCCACTGCCAAGTCCATCAGATTCCAGCTGTTCTGTACCAATGTTACTCTGTCATCAGCCCAGACTTGGTCACCATGGAAACCTACAAACCTGCTCTGACAAGTTTAAGCAA TTGGAGTCTTGTCCGAGTGCAGACGTCCTCCGAAAATCAGCGAGACTCCGAGTAA
- the LOC115148770 gene encoding proteasome assembly chaperone 1-like isoform X1, which produces MDRKVFGCLQNRGLNVMVLSDSPVAEYKTPDYLYGSTIPFIHSLKSSAYKCQAFCPAVEQRNILTGQPAAVLSHCQVHQIPAVLYQCYSVISPDLVTMETYKPALTSLSKLVKVRTVHRRLLRGGWLIMPGTK; this is translated from the exons ATGGACAGAAAA GTGTTTGGCTGCCTCCAGAATAGAGGGCTCAATGTGATGGTGCTTTCAGACAGCCCTGTGGCCGAGTACAAAACACCAGACTACCTCTACGGTAGCACCATCCCCTTCATACACTCCCTCAAGAGCAGTGCCTACAAATGCCAGGCCTTTTGCCCTGCAGTAGAGCAGCGCAACATCCTCACTGGACAGCCAGCTGCAG TACTGAGCCACTGCCAAGTCCATCAGATTCCAGCTGTTCTGTACCAATGTTACTCTGTCATCAGCCCAGACTTGGTCACCATGGAAACCTACAAACCTGCTCTGACAAGTTTAAGCAAGTTGGTTAAAGTGCGTACTGTACACAGGAGGTTGCTGAGGGGTGGATGGCTCATAATGCCTGGAACAAAGTGA
- the upk3b gene encoding uroplakin-3b-like protein 1 encodes MALLFYVVLCLSVWTGLCQIQVTNTPAITPSSLAAKLTSNSVILTSPSCYFNDLGNLSCNSTTTCEIWLVSAIDTGVSNYDADKKMPYIDTLSPYPTAFSSNTSKKYFLTKLGLQKAYPCPIVAGTGYFRVGSDGNCSTPNCNGILPVGSTARFKYVFINPANKTVVAESLWSNNITLYSLKDPEKIDNGFAGRSAAMIVITAILCSFLALLLLLLLIMLIYVLCCRKEKQEIQVPGSVRTYDTHNLKEPSPYVNRAYEDEPQRPTATSPIRLKSYTDYDLKKPATEL; translated from the exons ATGGCATTACtattttatgtagtgttgtgcctgtctgtctggacaGGGTTGTGTCAAA TACAAGTCACCAACACTCCTGCAATAACCCCTTCCAGCTTGGCTGCGAAACTGACCTCTAATTCAGTGATACTGACGTCCCCAAGTTGTTACTTCAACGATCTGGGCAATttgtcctgcaattctacaactACCTGTGAAATATGGCTCGTTTCGGCCATAGATACAG GAGTCAGCAATTATGATGCCGACAAGAAAATGCCCTACATTGACACCCTCTCTCCTTATCCAACCGCCTTCTCTTCCAACACCTCAAAGAAATACTTCCTGACCAAGTTGGGGCTTCAGAAAGCCTACCCCTGCCCCATCGTCGCTGGAACAGGCTACTTCAGGGTTGGCTCTGACGGTAACTGCTCCACTCCGAACTGTAATGGAATATTGCCTGTTGGCTCCACTGCCAG ATTTAAGTATGTTTTTATCAACCCAGCGAACAAAACAGTTGTTGCGGAGAGTTTGTGGTCCAACAACATCACTCTTTACTCTT TGAAAGACCCTGAAAAAATTGATAATGGCTTTGCTGGAAGGTCTGCGGCCATGATTGTCATAACAGCTATCCTGTGTTCCTTCCTGGCCTTGCTGCTGCTTCTATTGCTCATCATGCTGATCTATGTCCT TTGCTGTCGGAAGGAGAAACAGGAAATCCAAGTTCCAGGATCAGTGCGCACGTATGACACTCACAACCTGAAGGAGCCTTCCCCCTATGTAAACCGTGCTTATGAGGATGAGCCACAGAGACCCACAGCCACTAGCCCCATTAGGCTCAAGAGCTACactgactatgatttgaaaaaaccAGCCACAGAATTGTAG
- the LOC115148773 gene encoding PRKR-interacting protein 1 homolog, translated as MSATREKDGRPGKPSGKESQPLIIAKTPAEEQRLKLERLMRNPDKPAPIPDRPKEWNPRAPPEFVRDVMGSSAGAGSGEFHVYRHLRRREYQRQDFLDKMTEKQKMDLDYLDKVSDNQQAADERTAKRRKKREKLKHKKLMAKKAKQEANNVDDSEKSSSSGEEDDQEREADDDAEAPSFVMGKR; from the exons ATGTCGGCGACCAGGGAAAAAGATGGTCGACCAGGGAAACCGTCAGGAAAGGAATCTCAACCTTTGATTATAGCCAAAACTCCGGCAGAGGAGCAGCGCCTTAAATTGGAGAGATTGATGAGAAACCCT GATAAACCTGCTCCTATCCCAGACCGACCAAAAGAATGGAACCCTCGGGCTCCTCCGGAGTTTGTGCGGGATGTGATGG gCTCCAGTGCAGGGGCTGGCAGTGGAGAGTTCCATGTGTACAGACACCTTCGCAGGCGAGAGTATCAGAGACAGGACTTCCTGGACAAGATGACTGAGAAG CAAAAGATGGATTTGGACTATCTTGACAAGGTGTCAGATAACCAACAGGCAGCTGATGAAAGAACAGCCAAACGCAGGAAGAAAAG GGAAAAGCTGAAGCACAAGAAGCTTATGGCAAAGAAAGCCAAGCAGGAAGCCAACAATGTTGACG ATTCTGAGAAGTCCTCCTCCAGCGGTGAAGAGGATGACCAGGAGAGGGAGGCTGATGATGATGCAGAGGCACCCAGCTTCGTCATGGGGAAGAGGTGA